In Mycolicibacterium lutetiense, the sequence TGCAGCACCCAGCGTCCGCCCGCGCCCTTGACCTCGGCGCCGTTCATAGCTGCTGATGCTATGGCGCTAGCCTGACCTGCATGACGCCGGATGACGTACCGATCAGGGATGAGTCGATTCGCCTTGGACAGTTCCTCAAGCTGGCCTCCCTGATCGACAGTGGCGCCGACGCCAAGGCGGTCATCGCCGACGGTCTGGTCAGCGTCAACGGCGAGGTCGAACTGCGGCGCGGCCGCCAGCTACGCGCAGGCGATATTGTCTCGCTCGCCGACCGGACAGCACGGGTGGCCGGTCCCTGACCCGCACGCGTCACGCTTTGGCGATCGCGACCCGTACCCCGTCCCCGATCGCCGAACCCTCCAGCACCATGGCGGTATCGACGAATTCGAAACTGGTGGCCAGGATTTCGCCGGCGATGAGATCTCGGTGGGCTCGCGCCCACGGCTCGTACCGATCCGGAACCGAGATCTGCACGACGATGCGGTCTGACACCTCGAGGCCGGTTGACTTACGCAGTTCCTGCAGTTCGCGGATGCGATCCTTGGCCCAGCCCTCGGCCTCGAGTTCCTCGGTGACCGTGCCGTCGAGCACCACCAGGCCGGTACCGTCGGGCAGGGCCGCGGTCCATTCCGGTTCGGCCGCGACGAGTTTGGCGGTGTACTCCTCGGGTTGCAGCACCACCGGGCCGGCGGTCAGGGTGCCGTCGGGGTTGACGACGCCCTCCCCCGCCTTGACGGCCTTGATCGCGGCCTGCACATCCTTGCCGATCCGCGGGCCGGCCACGCGCGCGTTGACGGCCAGGTCGAACTTGCCGTAGGCGTCGATGTCGTCGGTCAACTCGACCGCCTTGACATTGAGCTCGTCGGCGATCAGATCCGCGAATGGGGCCAGGGCCGATGGGTTGTCCACCGCCACGGTCAGTTTCGGCAGCGGCAGTCGCACCCGCAGCTTCTTGGCCTTGCGCAGCGAGGACGCCACCGAGCACACCTCGCGCACCTGGTCCATCGCGGCCACCAGGTCGGCGTCCTTGGGCAGCACATCGGCTTCCGGCCAGTCGGTCAGATGCACCGAACGCTCACCGGTCAGGCCCCGCCACATCACCTCGGTGGCCAACGGCAGCAGGGGTGCCGCCAGCCTGCAGGCCACCTCGAGGACGGTGTGCAGGGTGTCGATGGCGTCGGTGTCCTCTTCCCAGAAGCGTGAACGTGACCGGCGCACATACCAGTTCGTCAATGCCTCGGTGAACTGCCGCAATTGGTCGCAGGCCCCGGAAATGTCGCACGTGTCCAACGAGACGGTGAGATCGTCACGCAACTGGGCCAGCTTGGCCAGGATGTAGCGGTCGAGGACATGGTCCGAGTCGGTCCGCCAAGCGCCCTTCGCCGGCGCGTACAGCGCCAGGAAGCTGTAGGCGTTCCACAACGGCAGCAGTACCTGCCGCACGCCTTCACGGATGCCCTGCTCGGTGACGATCAGGTTGCCGCCGCGCAGGATCGGGGATGCCATCAGGAACCAGCGCATGGCGTCGGAGCCGTCGCGGTCGAAGACCTCGCTTACATCGGGATAGTTGCGCAGCGACTTGCTCATCTTCGCACCGTCGTTGCCCAGCACGATCCCGTGTGCCACACAGGTTTTGAATGCCGGCTTGTCGAACAGCGCAGTGGACAACACATGCATGGTGTAGAACCAGCCGCGCGTCTGACCGATGTACTCGACGATGAAATCGCCGGGGAAATGGGCGTCTTCACCATTCTGTTTGCCGTCGACGCCCCCGCCCAGGAACCAGTCCGCGTTCTCGAACGGATAGTGCACCTGCGCGTACGGCATCGACCCGGAGTCGAACCACACGTCGAACACGTCCTCGATCCGGCGCATCGTGGACTTGCCGGTCGGATCATCCGGGTTGGGCCGGGTCAGCTCGTCGATGAACGGTCGGTGCAGATCGGTCGGCCGCACGCCGAAATCGCGCTCCAGCTCGTCGAGGCTGCCGTAGACGTCGATCCGCGGATAGGCCGGATCATCGGACTTCCACACCGGGATGGGGCTGCCCCAGTATCGGTTTCGCGATACCGACCAGTCGCGCGCGTTGGACAGCCATTTGCCGAACTGCCCGTCCTTGACATGTTCGGGGTACCAGGTGATCTGCTGGTTGAGCTCGACCATCCGGTCCCGGAAGTCGGTGACCTTGATGAACCACGACGACACCGCGCGGTAGATCAACGGGTTGCGGCACCGCCAGCAGTGCGGATAGGAGTGCTCGTAGGTTTCGTGCCGCAGCAGTACCGCGCCGTTGGCGCCGGCGGGCCCGTCACCGTTCTTGAGATCACGGATGATCTGCGAGTTCGCCTCGAACACATGCTGGCCCGCGTAATCGGGCACCGACGCGTCGAAGCGTCCCTTCGAGTCCACCGGTGTGACCGCGACGATGTCGGCGGCGTCGGCGGTGGCCTTGTCATCCTCACCGTAGGCGGGCGCCATGTGCACGATGCCCGTGCCGTCCTCGGTGCTGACGAAGTCAGCCCCGAGCACCTGGAACGAGTTGGGTGCGTCCATGAAGTAGGCGAACGGCGGCCGGTACCTGGTCCCGAGCAGATCCCGCCCGGCGTAACTGCCGAGAACCTCAGGTTCCTCACCGAGCTCACGGGCGTACGCCCCGAGCCGGGCCTGTGCCAACACGTAGCGCCGCCCGTCGGGTCCGGCCACCTGCACGTAGGTGACATCCGGGTTGACGGCGACGGCCTGATTGGACGGCAAGGTCCACGGCGTGGTGGTCCAGATCAGCAGTCGGGCGCCCTTCAATGGGCCTTCGGTGACGGCGAAGCCCACCGTGAGCGCCGGATCCTGGCGGCTCTGATAGACGTCGTCATCCATGCGGAGCTCATGGTTGGACAACGGGGTCTCGTCGTTCCAGCAGTACGGCAGGACGCGGTTGCCCTCGTAGGCCAGACCCTTGTCCCACAACCGCTTGAAGGCCCAGATCACCGACTCCATGAAGGTCGGGTCGAGGGTCTTGTAGTCGTTGTCGAAGTCCACCCAGCGGGCCTGCCGGGTGACGTAGGCACGCCATTCGTCGGTGTACTTCAGCACCGAGGCGCGGCACGCCGCATTGAACTTCTCGATGCCCATCTCTTCGATCTGGGCCTTGTCCGCGATACCGAGCTGGCGTTGCACCTCGAGTTCGGCGGGCAGACCGTGGGTGTCCCACCCGAACCGGCGCTCCACCTTGTAGCCGCGCATGGTGCGGTAGCGCGGCACGATGTCCTTGACGTAGCCGGTCAGCAGGTGGCCGTAGTGCGGCAGACCGTTGGCGAACGGCGGCCCGTCGTAGAAGACGTATTCCGCGGCATCCTCGCGGCGGTCCAGGCTGGCTCGGAAGGTGTCATCGGCGGCCCAGTAGTCGAGCACTTCAAGTTCCCGCTCCGGAAAATTCGGTGCGGCGGGCTTGGGATAGGCGCTCACGTCTCGTCTCCTGTGCCGGTGCCGAGTTCAACAGCTCAACACGCTCAAGGCACGGGGACGACGTCGCACGGGTGCGCAAGCGCCGCGGTACCACCCCGCTTGCGCGCTGCATCGCAGCGCGCCGCTCCACTTCAGGCGATCACGGGCCTACCCGTCCGGTTCTACTGGACTGCGGATCAATGCGTTCGGATCCGGCAGCTGTTCTTCCGAAGGCTCCCCGGTGATGGCCGGATCAGCGCCGATGCGCCCAAGTCTAACCGGAGGTGACCTCGATCAGGGCCAGCGGGAACTGCTCGGCCAATTCGTGCACCGTGCAATGGTCGAACCCGCGACAGTCGAACCGCCAGTCCAGACGCATGGTGGTCGCGCTGTCGTGGGCGATGTGCACGACGAGCGGATGGTCGCATTGGCCCGCGCGCGGGCCCTCGCCGTAGGCGAAGCCCAGGTCCGCCGACGGATGGTCACCGCTGTCCACATCCGGACGTGCCGCGTCGAACAATTCGGGCCCGGACAGGCCACGATGCGAGACGCAGGAGACGCCGACGCGGCGATATCCGGTCCGCTCGGGACCACTCACGACGTCCACGATCAGCAGACCGTCACCGATCGTGCGGGCCACTGTCCGGCCCAATGCGGCCAACAGCAGCTCCTCGGCGGTGCAGCCCATCGCGATCTCGGCTTCACGCAGTTCTGCGGACAACACGTCGTCCAGCGAACTGGACACCGTTGCCATGTCCGCGGCAACGGGAGGTTCTGCCGTGCCGTAGTCGGCAATCCACGAACTTGCGCCAGACGCGTAGGGCAGGACGGAAACAGACATATATGTAACGTTAGCCAGCCAGTCCCAAAAATGGGAGAGCTGTGCCAAAAGTCTGACATCGTTGTCAATAATGCGATGGCCGGCTTTGCTGCGGTTCGCTGTGACCAGGCTTGGGTCTGGGGTCTATGGTGTTCTGATGCCGCGCACCGACGAGAACGGCAGGCAACTCAAGGCCCTGCTCGACTATCTGCTGGACGGCGAGGTCGACGCCAAGGCCGTGTACAGCGCGCTGGGCGTATCCAGCAGCACGTATTACCGGCGGGTGAAAGAAGCCGACTATCCGAATGCCGAGGAATTGCGGCAGGTGGCCGACCGTTTCCGCCTCAGCTACCCCGACCTGCAGATCCGGTTCGGGCTGATGAGCCGCCAAGAGGTGTGGCACTACGTGGAATCGGCCCAGGTCGCCGTGGCCCCGGTGGCTCCCGCGGACACGGCCACCCGTGTCCGGTCGGCCGTCCACCGGACCGGCAGGCTCGCCGAACTGACCCCACGATCCGACGCTCCCCCGCTGTAACTCCGTCCGAGGCAAAGTCTTATGTCCGTCGCCATTCTCATCCTGATCACACTGGCCTGCATCCTGTGGAGCCTGTGGATCAGGAGGGTCACCTGGTCGTGCCGGTGGGAGGTGGCCGCCACCCTGAACATCGCGCTACAGGGCCTGGCCGTGCTGCTGATGTCGCCCTGGGCCTCGGCGACGATCGGGCAGGTGCTGTACGACCTGACGGGAAAGTGGAACGTCGAGGACTACCTGGGCCACGACGCCTACATCGTGGCGGCATCGGCCATCGTCTACAACTCCCTGGGCCGACTCCAGGACGACAGCGCGATGCAGCGCACGTTCAAGCAGTACATCGAGCGTCCGGCCACGATCTGCATCCCGGTCCTGCTGGCCACCTTCTCGATGGGAAATGGTGCTTCGGTGTACCGGGCGGACTTCTTCCAGGTACCCACGGACTTCTGGCTCAGCGTGTACTGGATTCTCCTGTGCGGCACCTTGATCTATCTGCTGGGCTACGGGGCCCGTGCCATGCTGATCCTGCGCAAGGATCCGAGGTCTCGCCGGATCGCCAACATCTACCTGTTCGCCTCGATCAGCGGCGTGCTCGCGTGCGCGACCCGAATCGTCACATCGCTGGTACCGGCGCTGCAACCCATCGAGAATGGCCGACTGGTGTGGATCTTCGCCTGTAGCTGCGGTGCGATCTTCGCACTCGCCTCCGCGCATTCCTGGCGGATCAAGACGCGGTGGCTGGCCCCGAGCAATCAGTGAGGCCAGCCCTCCGACCTGCGGGTACGGCAGGGCTGCCGCCCACACCCGAGCACCACATACACTGGCCGCACTGAAGCCATCGGCTCGTCGTACGACAGACGGTGAGCGAACGCG encodes:
- a CDS encoding RNA-binding S4 domain-containing protein, encoding MTPDDVPIRDESIRLGQFLKLASLIDSGADAKAVIADGLVSVNGEVELRRGRQLRAGDIVSLADRTARVAGP
- the ileS gene encoding isoleucine--tRNA ligase produces the protein MSAYPKPAAPNFPERELEVLDYWAADDTFRASLDRREDAAEYVFYDGPPFANGLPHYGHLLTGYVKDIVPRYRTMRGYKVERRFGWDTHGLPAELEVQRQLGIADKAQIEEMGIEKFNAACRASVLKYTDEWRAYVTRQARWVDFDNDYKTLDPTFMESVIWAFKRLWDKGLAYEGNRVLPYCWNDETPLSNHELRMDDDVYQSRQDPALTVGFAVTEGPLKGARLLIWTTTPWTLPSNQAVAVNPDVTYVQVAGPDGRRYVLAQARLGAYARELGEEPEVLGSYAGRDLLGTRYRPPFAYFMDAPNSFQVLGADFVSTEDGTGIVHMAPAYGEDDKATADAADIVAVTPVDSKGRFDASVPDYAGQHVFEANSQIIRDLKNGDGPAGANGAVLLRHETYEHSYPHCWRCRNPLIYRAVSSWFIKVTDFRDRMVELNQQITWYPEHVKDGQFGKWLSNARDWSVSRNRYWGSPIPVWKSDDPAYPRIDVYGSLDELERDFGVRPTDLHRPFIDELTRPNPDDPTGKSTMRRIEDVFDVWFDSGSMPYAQVHYPFENADWFLGGGVDGKQNGEDAHFPGDFIVEYIGQTRGWFYTMHVLSTALFDKPAFKTCVAHGIVLGNDGAKMSKSLRNYPDVSEVFDRDGSDAMRWFLMASPILRGGNLIVTEQGIREGVRQVLLPLWNAYSFLALYAPAKGAWRTDSDHVLDRYILAKLAQLRDDLTVSLDTCDISGACDQLRQFTEALTNWYVRRSRSRFWEEDTDAIDTLHTVLEVACRLAAPLLPLATEVMWRGLTGERSVHLTDWPEADVLPKDADLVAAMDQVREVCSVASSLRKAKKLRVRLPLPKLTVAVDNPSALAPFADLIADELNVKAVELTDDIDAYGKFDLAVNARVAGPRIGKDVQAAIKAVKAGEGVVNPDGTLTAGPVVLQPEEYTAKLVAAEPEWTAALPDGTGLVVLDGTVTEELEAEGWAKDRIRELQELRKSTGLEVSDRIVVQISVPDRYEPWARAHRDLIAGEILATSFEFVDTAMVLEGSAIGDGVRVAIAKA
- a CDS encoding XRE family transcriptional regulator, which produces MPRTDENGRQLKALLDYLLDGEVDAKAVYSALGVSSSTYYRRVKEADYPNAEELRQVADRFRLSYPDLQIRFGLMSRQEVWHYVESAQVAVAPVAPADTATRVRSAVHRTGRLAELTPRSDAPPL